One Mercenaria mercenaria strain notata chromosome 12, MADL_Memer_1, whole genome shotgun sequence DNA segment encodes these proteins:
- the LOC123535489 gene encoding uncharacterized protein LOC123535489, translating to MDQGVCYIYGAAAFPRYRFFQQHLKRLVDRWQTILDAGGLPDCISQGRIKLKEILSLANQVDANVAVNVFADSEFLETGISEDPLQCNQTITGIYKILTWDDFTQSARNANEPTVTVVVLRSREENEVKGVKERISKLPKEELGNFIIYFADTKTSVLFAEISNADFQQQDADQTKSKAEALSIPLNQQIQYLFEEKAISVLDRIAQYNKVFIPKKQDDSIESFEDAVYIKLLTSLRNSFVVKDLSPEGNDKVDEAARKPTDQELSKIAAAMGSNWDMVGPSLGITQANIDEIKQLHEGQTAQIYSMLSAWRQKDGSTLKYLLQLMENVSSVITVDMTVIKEIEEAAPAPKTDSEKDEIFHKKLLDFVAKKTKCVACDKLSLKYGISANLINEFLNDGFYGYEKKVEEIMAAMSLPCWPRDKSDNGVSTCRLFSYRCAVNMNKMTRETEDYIKVKHRVLVALKRLQFQLLGLLEETNIPLDTKIPEIPKLPLELQHAILEMPDVYGCGTVWGELLIHVTKAIPPIKRDEARNLLSKYMYMYGYTTEVIESESEDAGGFTAIEHGSGIRAKRLNAENADEDHKYKYGSLGCFVRVKPKSEEATNAVTTNFRLHGLTCAHCVRECDARVEIKHGEQYVELGQKQHDIYEPHSFDVATVEIDQTKANKCDTSLKNGNRAWIKKWNFHEKPPVRTPVYKYGSATGLTLGTCISNNYQTKEMMKNWNEKLKNKNEPFDPDYNILISREDIQENLQISGIAVEPEARPTEDQEVMECDNRVTLFSQSGDSGSVVCMDDPKNDERIQVLSLLMGSVKQGDGDTYTYSSHIHKTVQELQKRYNRIIEPACEVIGAGAD from the exons ATGGACCAAGGAGTTTGTTATATATACGGAGCTGCCGCCTTCCCAAGGTACAGGTTTTTCCAGCAACATCTAAAGCGACTGGTTGACAGATGGCAAACAATCCTAG ATGCCGGTGGTCTACCAGACTGCATCTCACAGGGTAGAATAAAACTGAAGGAGATCCTATCATTAGCAAATCAGGTTGATGCCAATGTTGCCGTCAATGTGTTTGCTGATAGTGAATTCTTGGAGACGGGCATCTCGGAAGATCCACTGCAATGTAACCAAACAATAACCGGTATCTACAAGATATTAACTTGGGATGATTTTACTCAGTCGGCCAGGAACGCTAACGAGCCTACGGTTACGGTGGTTGTCCTGAGGTCACGAGAGGAGAAT gaaGTTAAAGGTGTGAAGGAAAGGATTTCTAAGTTACCAAAAGAGGAACTTGGCAATTTCATTATTTACTTTGCTGATACCAAGACGAGTGTCCTATTCGCTGAGATTTCCAATGCCGACTTCCAGCAACAAGATGCAGATCAGACTAAAAGCAAAGCTGAAGCGCTTTCCATACCTCTGAACCAACAAATACAATATTTGTTTGAAGAGAAAGCCATCTCCGTATTGGATCGGATAGCACAATATAACAAGGTGTTTATTCCAAAGAAACAAGATGATTCCATTGAATCGTTTGAGGATGCTGTTTATATCAAACTGCTGACAAGTCTACGTAATAGTTTTGTGGTGAAAGACCTTTCTCCGGAAGGAAATGATAAAGTTG ACGAAGCTGCGAGGAAACCAACAGACCAAGAATTATCGAAGATTGCTGCAGCCATGGGTAGTAACTGGGATATGGTAGGACCGTCCCTAGGAATAACGCAagcaaatattgatgaaataaaacaattgcaCGAAGGCCAAACGGCACAGATCTACAGCATGCTCTCGGCGTGGCGGCAGAAAGATGGATCAACGTTGAAATATCTACTGCAACTCATGGAAAATGTTTCCTCGGTCATCACAGTTGATATGACTGTTATCAAAG AGATAGAAGAAGCAGCGCCAGCTCCAAAAACAGACTCTGAGAAAgatgaaatatttcacaagaaaCTTCTAGACTTCGTGGCTAAGAAAACTAAATGTGTGGCATGCGACAAACTTTCCCTTAAATACGGAATTTCAGCAAATCTGATCAACGAATTCCTCAACGATGGTTTCTATGGTTACGAGAAGAAGGTGGAAGAGATTATGGCGGCTATGAGCCTTCCCTGCTGGCCGCGGGACAAGTCAGATAATGGGGTATCTACATGTAGACTGTTCTCGTACCGGTGTGCTGTGAACATGAACAAGATGACTCGTGAGACCGAAGACTACATTAAAGTCAAACATCGTGTTCTTGTTGCACTAAAGAGGTTACAATTTCAGTTGTTAGGACTTCTGGAAGAGACCAACATCCCACTTGATAccaaaataccggaaatcccgaAGTTGCCGCTTGAATTACAACATGCTATTCTTGA AATGCCCGATGTGTATGGATGTGGAACTGTCTGGGGAGAGCTTCTGATCCACGTAACAAAAGCGATACCTCCTATCAAAAGAGATGAAGCTAGGAACCTGCTatcgaaatacatgtacatgtacggATATACTACAGAAGTGATTGAATCGGAATCTGAAGATGCCGGTGGCTTTACTGCCATTGAACATGGCAGTGGGATTCGAGCCAAAAGGTTAAATGCGGAAAATGCCGATGAGGACCATAAATACAAGTACGGCAGTCTCGGCTGCTTTGTCCGTGTGAAGCCAAAGTCAGAGGAGGCAACTAATGCTGTAACAACTAACTTCAGGTTGCACGGACTCACATGTGCTCATTGTGTGAGAGAATGTGATGCGAGAGTTGAAATAAAACACGGAGAACAGTATGTTGAACTTGGTCAAAAACAACACGATATTTATGAACCGCATTCGTTTGATGTGGCGACTGTAGAAATCGATCAAACTAAAGCTAATAAGTGCGACACGTCATTGAAAAATGGGAACCGAGCTTGGATTAAAAAATGGAATTTCCACGAAAAACCTCCTGTGAGAACACCGGTGTACAAATACGGCAGTGCGACTGGTTTAACACTTGGTACATGTATCTCGAATAACTACCAGACGAAGGAAATGATGAAAAACTGGAACGAAAAACTGAAGAATAAAAATGAACCCTTTGATCCAGATTACAACATATTAATTAGCCGTGAGGATATTCAGGAAAATCTTCAGATATCAGGAATAGCAGTCGAGCCGGAAGCCAGACCGACTGAAGATCAGGAAGTAATGGAGTGTGATAATAGAG TAACTCTGTTTTCACAATCCGGTGACAGTGGATCAGTGGTTTGCATGGACGATCCAAAAAATGACGAAAGAATTCAAGTTTTATCATTGCTGATGGGCTCAGTGAAACAAGGAGATGGGGACACATACACCTACTCTAGCCAtatacacaaaactgtgcaagaACTGCAAAAGCGGTATAACCGTATAATTGAACCAG catgtgaagtcattGGTGCTGGAGCAGATTGA